The Cetobacterium sp. ZOR0034 genome has a segment encoding these proteins:
- a CDS encoding TetR/AcrR family transcriptional regulator, which produces MLNQKKEQILEAAKGVLLKKGIFKTRVEDITNDLGIAKGSFYTYFKSKDILLEEIIERVYKIREEELKVLLKQPLDYKEQLKLFIIKRFTISSENLQSHLILINLTRNLEHLTPVLREKLLKIEFLNRKFLKEIIKNIQNKNFSDEEIDIMVIFIMGGIKSYRLERLFFKNADDYFISDIDEFKDRIKAINLEEEVELVVNSILKLLTGGN; this is translated from the coding sequence ATGTTAAACCAAAAAAAAGAGCAAATTTTAGAAGCTGCCAAAGGGGTATTATTAAAAAAAGGTATTTTTAAAACAAGAGTTGAGGATATTACTAACGATTTAGGAATAGCTAAAGGAAGTTTTTATACATACTTTAAATCTAAGGATATATTGTTAGAAGAGATTATAGAAAGAGTTTATAAAATAAGAGAAGAAGAGTTAAAAGTATTGTTAAAGCAACCATTAGATTATAAAGAGCAATTAAAACTATTTATAATAAAAAGATTTACAATATCTTCAGAGAATTTACAATCTCACTTAATTTTAATAAATTTAACAAGAAATTTAGAACATCTAACACCTGTTTTGAGAGAAAAATTGTTAAAAATAGAATTTTTAAATAGAAAATTTTTAAAAGAGATAATAAAAAATATTCAAAATAAAAATTTCTCAGATGAAGAGATTGATATAATGGTTATATTTATTATGGGTGGAATAAAATCTTATAGATTAGAAAGACTTTTCTTTAAAAATGCAGATGATTATTTTATAAGTGATATTGATGAATTTAAAGATAGAATAAAAGCAATTAATTTAGAGGAAGAAGTAGAATTAGTTGTAAATAGTATTTTAAAATTACTAACAGGAGGAAATTAA
- a CDS encoding SpoIID/LytB domain-containing protein → MTKMKTIISTSFILLALAGCSSTSKQDYYKRVESGKASSKGSNLKGDRVDLYGIHKKDNLPIANSIPYLKYVNDMESPKTPFKVYSEAEFLAFYKNTKARGNGDASSYWRWKLSLSKKEMSNILNKNLVSLANRRPKEVLTHSNGQWISKPLPLNPIGEVTDIRVLQRGKSGLVIKLMIKGTRGQYIVAKEGNVRSVLGVSKSSTTSQINIYGAKGGSLSYLDKPISRNPSLLPSAFLSIERSSNGAYNIYGGGFGHGAGVPQWSAMDLTKNKGYSYKKVLDRYYADTKLKSIRSVSGINEKLRVGIMTTGFSTIDHTKISMYSLGSIKIRSKDGNVNLNPRTAVDFITKDGFTHVIVAGKLRLKTKNYISISSNRMVSLTNIKRNVKNYTHPTYRGNFEIRLAKGGTRLNLINEIDIEDYLLQVVPSEMPKSFGMEALKVQAVAARTYAAKDILRNRYGKSGFHILDSTQSQVYNNLDENDLATGAVKSTKGLILVHENKPIDAKYYSTSSGFNSNAHNVW, encoded by the coding sequence GTTTTATCTTATTAGCTCTTGCGGGATGTAGTAGTACTTCGAAGCAGGATTATTATAAACGAGTTGAAAGTGGAAAAGCATCAAGTAAAGGAAGCAATTTAAAAGGAGATAGAGTAGATTTATACGGAATTCACAAGAAAGATAATCTCCCAATAGCGAATTCGATACCATATTTAAAATATGTAAATGATATGGAATCTCCAAAGACTCCTTTTAAAGTATATTCAGAAGCTGAATTTTTAGCATTTTATAAAAATACTAAAGCAAGAGGAAATGGTGATGCTTCTAGTTATTGGAGATGGAAATTAAGCTTAAGTAAAAAAGAGATGAGCAATATTTTAAATAAGAACTTAGTATCATTAGCAAATAGAAGACCAAAAGAGGTACTTACTCACTCTAATGGTCAGTGGATATCAAAACCATTACCATTAAATCCAATTGGTGAAGTTACAGATATAAGAGTACTTCAAAGAGGAAAATCTGGATTAGTTATAAAATTGATGATAAAAGGGACTAGAGGTCAATATATTGTAGCAAAAGAAGGGAATGTGAGAAGTGTCTTAGGGGTTAGCAAAAGTAGTACGACATCTCAAATAAATATATATGGTGCTAAAGGTGGAAGTTTATCTTATTTAGATAAACCGATTTCGAGAAATCCATCTCTTCTTCCATCTGCATTCTTATCTATTGAAAGATCTAGTAATGGAGCATATAATATATATGGTGGTGGATTTGGACATGGAGCTGGGGTTCCACAGTGGTCTGCAATGGATTTAACTAAGAATAAAGGTTATTCTTATAAAAAGGTTTTAGATAGATATTATGCTGATACTAAATTAAAAAGCATAAGATCAGTGAGTGGAATTAATGAAAAATTAAGAGTAGGAATAATGACAACAGGATTTTCTACGATAGATCATACAAAGATATCAATGTATTCTCTAGGGTCGATAAAAATTAGAAGTAAAGATGGAAATGTAAATCTAAATCCAAGAACAGCTGTAGATTTTATAACTAAAGATGGATTTACTCATGTAATAGTTGCTGGGAAATTAAGGTTGAAAACTAAAAACTATATATCTATCTCATCTAATAGAATGGTATCTTTAACAAATATAAAAAGAAATGTAAAAAATTATACTCATCCAACTTATAGAGGTAATTTTGAAATAAGATTAGCTAAGGGTGGAACAAGATTAAATCTAATAAATGAAATAGATATTGAAGATTACTTATTACAAGTTGTACCAAGTGAAATGCCAAAAAGCTTTGGGATGGAAGCTTTAAAAGTTCAAGCTGTTGCAGCAAGAACCTATGCCGCAAAAGATATTTTAAGAAATAGATACGGTAAATCAGGCTTTCATATTTTAGATAGTACACAAAGTCAGGTTTATAATAATCTTGATGAAAATGATTTAGCGACTGGAGCAGTTAAATCAACTAAAGGTTTGATATTAGTACACGAAAACAAACCAATAGATGCGAAGTATTACTCGACATCATCTGGATTTAATTCAAATGCACACAATGTGTGGTAA